The genomic interval TCATCACCGCGTACTGGAGCGCAATCGGCTTGGTGCATCCTGCATTTTTCGTATTCGCGGCGCCCGATCATGCTGCACTTGCATCATCGCAAACTCTATATCCTGTGATCAGCGTCCCCGAATCCACTAAATCATGCTTTGTGCTGCTTCAGGCAGGCTGGTCATGAAGAATCAAAACGGCAGTCTAAAACGCAAAACGCCGACTCAACGAGAGCCGGCGCTGCTGGGAAAATCAAAAATCACGCACTGCGACGCGCAGGCACCGGCTTTGGACGCTTGATGCGCAGGCCCAAAAGCAAAACCACGGACGCCAGATACAGTAGCGGTTCAAGCTGAAAGCCTTTGACCAACATTACAAAATGCAGCCCCCCTAACAGACAGACTGCATAAGTCAGCTTGTGAAGCTTACGCCATTTAGGACCGAGCCGCCGTGCTGATAAATTGTTGCTGGTTATGGCAAGCGGCACCATCAAGACAAAAGCGGCCATACCAACCGTCACATAGGGGCGCTTCACAATGTCCGCCCAAATCTGCCCAATCAACTGAACATCCAGAACCAACCACACCAAGAGATGCGCAAAGACATAAGAGAAGGCAATCACCCCAATCGCGCGGCGAAACTTGATCAGGTTCACCCCAAGATGTTTGCGCATAGGTGTGATCGCGAGGCCGAGGATCAAAAGCTGCAACGCTTTCTCTCCTAGCGCATGCTCTAATCCCTTGACCGGATCAATCCCCAGCCCACCGTTCAGGGCCAGCCAAAACATCCATGCAGGATAGAGTGTGGCAAGCACATACAACGGCCAGCTGGGCAGCTTGCGCAGGGTTTTGTTGATCCAATCAATCATGATCAAAAGTTCCGTTTCAGGTCCATGCCTTCGTAGAGGCTTGCGACCTCTGCTTCGTAGCCATTGAACATCAATGTCTCTTTACGTTTTGCGAACAATCCCCCGCCTATTGGGCGTTCAGTGGCCTGTGACCATCGTGGATGATCCACCTTTGGGTTCACGTTACTATAAAAGCCATACTCTCGGCGGTTGGATTTGTTCCAGCTTGTTGGCGGCTCTTTATCGGTCAGTGTGATTTTCACGATCGATTTGATCGACTTAAACCCATACTTCCACGGCACCACCAGTCGCAGAGGGGCACCGTTTTGGTTGGGAATATCTTTGCCATAGATGCCCGTTGCCATCAGCGTCAGAGGATGCTGTGCCTCGTCCAGTCGCAATCCCTCGACATAGGGCCATTCGAGCACGCCATATTTCTGGCCAATCATTTCTTCGGGTCGATAGAGGGTTTCAAAGGCCACATATTTTGCCGTGCTTTGAACGCCAGCCATATCCAACAGGTCTTTCAACTCAAACCCGTTCCAAGGCACAACCATCGACCAGGCCTCGACACAGCGGAAGCGATAAATCCGCTCCTCGATGGTCATTTGCTGCATGATGTCATCAAAGCCGTAACTGCCAGGACGATCTACCAGGCCTTCGATCTCTACTGACCAGCCAGCAGTTGTAAGGCGATGTGCGTGTTTGGCCGGGTCGCTTTTGCCAGTGCCGAATTCATAAAAGTTATTGTACTCGGTTATGTCTTCGTAGCTGTTAGGCTTCAATGTGGCAGCCTTGGCTTGGGTGCCTGCCAGTGTCGCCAGGCCGAGACCGGCCATGCCGGCCATTATCTGACGACGATTCAGAAAATCGGCATAGGGTGTTACGTCGCTATGGGTCAGATCATTTGTCCAGCGCTTGGCCATCATTCACTCCTTTGTGGTTAAGAGTGATGTAGTCTAGGCGCGATAACATTCCAAACCACGTTGAATAACGATGCGGTGGGTGAGTTGTAACATTTGTGGATCTTGCCTGCGGTCCGACGGGCAAACTCTGTCGCGTAAAGGACCATGAACTAGGGTTCAGGATAAAGCTGACTCATGCGTTCCGAACGTCCAGTGTCTTGGACCAAACGCACATGATTGCGGCGTAGTTGTCGGGGTTCTGATACGCCCACGGAATGCGCAATAATCTCTACTTCTTTGACCACGCCCTTAGCATAGGCCGCAACGCGTTCAAATTTTACCTTTGGTACCAATCCCTTATGGAACCGAGGGTCATGGGTGGTAATACCTGTGGGACACGTGTTTTTGCTACACTTAAGCGCCTGGATGCAACCAAGTGAAAACATGAAGCCTCGGGCGGAGGTTATGAAGTCGGCACCGGCGGCTAAGGCCCATGCAACATCTCCGGGATTGATCAATTTGCCGCTGGCGATGATGCGGATGCGCGAATCAAACCCGTATTTCTTGCGCAGATCCACAACCCGGGGCAGAGCCTCGCGGATCGACATGCCCACCAGATCCATCAGAGGCATGGGCGCAGCACCTGTGCCGCCTTCGCCGCCATCGATCGTGATAAAATCCGGAGCCGAAGCCGCACCGCGTTTGGCGATGGTTTCAAACAACGCCTGCACACTGTCAGGAGATCCAACCACCAGCTTTATGCCCACGGGTTTGCCCGTCACCTCGCGAATACGGGCAATCATATCCAGCAACTCGTCATCATTGCTGATCTCGGGATGCCGGTTTGGAGAGATAGAGCTTTTGCCCTCTGGAATACCACGGATGGCCGCGATTTCCTTGGTGACCTTGCCACCCGGCAGAATGCCGCCCTTGCCCGGTTTGGCCCCCTGAGAAAGCTTGAGTTCAAACATGCGCACTTGCGCATGCGCGGCGACCTCGCGCAGTTTTTCGTCCGACAAATTGCCCTCAGCATCGCGCACACCATATTTTGCAGTCCCAATCTGAAAAACGATGTCACAACCGCCTTCAAGGTGATAGGGCGACAGGCCACCTTCGCCTGTATTCATCCAAACCCCTGATTTTGCTGCCCCTTTAGAAAGCGCTTGCACAGCGGGTTTTGAAAGCGCGCCGAAACTCATACCAGAGATATTAAAGAAAGAGGGCGCGGCAAAAGGCGTTTTGGCCCCTGCCCCTATGACCAAAGCCGTGCTGGCCGCAAACTGATTGTCCAGCGGTGGATAGGCTGCGTTTACAAAGATGGGTGTGCCCACCACAGTCAGATTGCGCGTCGAGCCAAATGAAAGCGTATTGCTCTTATCTTGGGACGCCCGTTTGACCCAGTCGCGCTGTGCGCGATTGAACGGGAGTTCCTCGCGGTCCATCGCAAAGAAGTACTGGCGAAAGAATTCGCCCAGTTCGGTAAACAGATGACGAAACCGCCCGATCACCGGATAGTTGCGGCGCACCGCGTCGCCAGTTTGGCTGCGATCAATCACAAAAAGCACCATGGCCACAAGAACCATCACCCCAACCATGAACACAAAGATCAAAGCGAGGATCTGCAGAATATCGACGGTCATTTCCATAGTGTCTTGCATAATTCCCATCCGTTTTTGCTTACAGATACCCTGAGTTTTTCGCGGCGAACCTGCAAGTCACAAAGCTGACAGCGCCTGACCAGCCTCTGATCAGAAATTGGTCAAGAGCGGATTTTGCACGCCGCAACGGGCGCAGGCTTCAGGTTTGGTTATTTGTACAATTTGTACGTTTGAAGGGCTGAATTGTACGATTCGCACTGAAGACCAGCACAGTTCAAAAATGCAAAAGGGCCGAGGATCATCCCCGGCCAATTTCTGGTTTCGCAATGCTGTCTGTTTGGCGCTACACGTGCCGTACCCAGCTCTCTTGAATCTCGCAGCCCGCACGTCGCAGTAATACAGACACCGGACATTTTTCACCGGTGATACGTGCCAGTTCAGCGATTTTCGCGTCACTGGCATCGGTGTCCAATCGCACCGTCAATTCGATCACCGGAAAAGGTGTGCCGATTTCAGCCTTGCCAAAAACGCCGCGCGTATCGAAATGACCACTGACGTCAAAATCCATATTGCGAATTTTCATTTTCAATAGACCCGCAACATAATTGGCGATGACATTTGTGCAGCCCAAAAACGACGACAACATGGTCTCAAGCGGAGTGGCAAACAAATCGGTGCCCCCCCGTTCCGGGGGTTCATCAGTGGTGATCACCTTGCCGCGTGCCACCATTTCGGTGCGCGCATGGGTAACGGTGTGACCTTTCACATCTATTTTGAAGAGGTCAGGCATGACATGTGCCATGGGATACTCCTTGGTTAAACTGTCAGGTAGCGTTTGACGAGATCAGGATTTGCGCGCACCTCATCCGGCGTGCCCTCGTATTTGACCTCGCCTTTTTCAAGGATGTAGACGCGATCACTGAGATCGAGCACAAAGTTCAGGTTTTGCTCGGCCAAGATCAACGACAAGCCCCGCGATTTCAGTTCGGCAATCTGCTCTTGCAACTTGTCCACCACCAGAGGCGCAAGCCCTTCGGAGGGTTCGTCCAGCAAGAGGATGTCAGGATTGCCCATTAAAGAGCGCGCGATCGTCAGCATTTGCTGCTGGCCGCCTGACAAATAGCCGCCTTTGCGTTCGCCAAATGTTTTTAATTCGGGAAACAGCGCATAGACCTGCTCTTCATCCCATTCATTGTCCTTGCCACGGGACCGGCGGGCAATGTCGAGATTTTCCCAAACGGTGAGTTCAGGGAACACCCGGCGATCTTCGGGCACAAAGCCAATGCCAAGGCGCGCTATATCGTAGG from Cognatishimia sp. WU-CL00825 carries:
- a CDS encoding FMN-binding glutamate synthase family protein; this encodes MQDTMEMTVDILQILALIFVFMVGVMVLVAMVLFVIDRSQTGDAVRRNYPVIGRFRHLFTELGEFFRQYFFAMDREELPFNRAQRDWVKRASQDKSNTLSFGSTRNLTVVGTPIFVNAAYPPLDNQFAASTALVIGAGAKTPFAAPSFFNISGMSFGALSKPAVQALSKGAAKSGVWMNTGEGGLSPYHLEGGCDIVFQIGTAKYGVRDAEGNLSDEKLREVAAHAQVRMFELKLSQGAKPGKGGILPGGKVTKEIAAIRGIPEGKSSISPNRHPEISNDDELLDMIARIREVTGKPVGIKLVVGSPDSVQALFETIAKRGAASAPDFITIDGGEGGTGAAPMPLMDLVGMSIREALPRVVDLRKKYGFDSRIRIIASGKLINPGDVAWALAAGADFITSARGFMFSLGCIQALKCSKNTCPTGITTHDPRFHKGLVPKVKFERVAAYAKGVVKEVEIIAHSVGVSEPRQLRRNHVRLVQDTGRSERMSQLYPEP
- the msrP gene encoding protein-methionine-sulfoxide reductase catalytic subunit MsrP is translated as MAKRWTNDLTHSDVTPYADFLNRRQIMAGMAGLGLATLAGTQAKAATLKPNSYEDITEYNNFYEFGTGKSDPAKHAHRLTTAGWSVEIEGLVDRPGSYGFDDIMQQMTIEERIYRFRCVEAWSMVVPWNGFELKDLLDMAGVQSTAKYVAFETLYRPEEMIGQKYGVLEWPYVEGLRLDEAQHPLTLMATGIYGKDIPNQNGAPLRLVVPWKYGFKSIKSIVKITLTDKEPPTSWNKSNRREYGFYSNVNPKVDHPRWSQATERPIGGGLFAKRKETLMFNGYEAEVASLYEGMDLKRNF
- a CDS encoding OsmC family protein; the protein is MAHVMPDLFKIDVKGHTVTHARTEMVARGKVITTDEPPERGGTDLFATPLETMLSSFLGCTNVIANYVAGLLKMKIRNMDFDVSGHFDTRGVFGKAEIGTPFPVIELTVRLDTDASDAKIAELARITGEKCPVSVLLRRAGCEIQESWVRHV
- the msrQ gene encoding protein-methionine-sulfoxide reductase heme-binding subunit MsrQ; amino-acid sequence: MIDWINKTLRKLPSWPLYVLATLYPAWMFWLALNGGLGIDPVKGLEHALGEKALQLLILGLAITPMRKHLGVNLIKFRRAIGVIAFSYVFAHLLVWLVLDVQLIGQIWADIVKRPYVTVGMAAFVLMVPLAITSNNLSARRLGPKWRKLHKLTYAVCLLGGLHFVMLVKGFQLEPLLYLASVVLLLGLRIKRPKPVPARRSA
- a CDS encoding ABC transporter ATP-binding protein gives rise to the protein MTLLEVNGIHTAYGISEVLFGIDIKVEDGECIGLLGRNGVGKSTTMRSINGLTPPRKGNIKWRGQDIVGKATYDIARLGIGFVPEDRRVFPELTVWENLDIARRSRGKDNEWDEEQVYALFPELKTFGERKGGYLSGGQQQMLTIARSLMGNPDILLLDEPSEGLAPLVVDKLQEQIAELKSRGLSLILAEQNLNFVLDLSDRVYILEKGEVKYEGTPDEVRANPDLVKRYLTV